From a single Solanum dulcamara chromosome 4, daSolDulc1.2, whole genome shotgun sequence genomic region:
- the LOC129884485 gene encoding uncharacterized protein LOC129884485: MRNLFVVIKPILHGLMKVIGMTSQLVEVEPGTTLHFWIPTINSTKPAVVFLHGFVANGIMTWLFQMISLRTSFAVYVPDLLFFGDSFTDHPQRSTTSHAHCLAKGLKKLGVEKFSLVGFSYGGIVGFKLAQLYPHSHMVESMVMSSTVIEMTESISNASLKNIGFTNWPDFLLPKTITDLKMLLSIGSHKFPWFPHFFFRDFLEVMFGNRKEKIELLEAFVISDKDATTPKYSQRIYLLYGDDDKIFNQIISDTTKAKLGENTTVEYIKRAGHLVQLERPCTYNCYLKKYLSCSTRI, translated from the exons ATGAGAAATCTATTTGTAGTAATAAAGCCAATATTGCATGGTTTAATGAAAGTAATTGGGATGACATCCCAGTTAGTGGAAGTAGAGCCTGGAACTACCTTACATTTTTGGATTCCAACCATCAATTCAACCAAGCCTGCAGTTGTATTTCTTCATGGATTTGTTGCCAATGGAATCATGACTTGGCTTTTTCAAATGATCTCCTTAAGAACTTCTTTTGCTGTCTACGTCCCTGATTTACTTTTCTTCGGAGACTCCTTCACCGATCATCCTCAACGCTCAACGACTTCCCACGCTCATTGTTTAGCAAAAG GTTTGAAGAAACTCGGAGTTGAAAAGTTTTCTCTAGTGGGATTCAGTTATGGAGGAATAGTTGGGTTCAAGCTGGCCCAATTGTATCCTCACAGTCACATGGTTGAATCTATGGTTATGTCAAGCACAGTTATAGAGATGACTGAATCTATTAGCAATGCTTCTTTGAAGAACATTGGGTTCACAAATTGGCCTGATTTTCTTTTGCCCAAAACCATCACTGATCTCAAAATGCTTTTATCAATTGGCAGTCATAAGTTTCCTTGGTTCCCTCATTTTTTCTTCAGAGATTTTCTTGAG GTTATGTTTGGTAACAGAAAGGAGAAAATAGAACTTCTTGAAGCCTTTGTAATCAGTGATAAAGACGCTACTACCCCTAAATACTCACAG AGGATTTACCTTTTATATGGAGATGACGATAAGATCtttaatcaaataatttcaGATACCACGAAAGC AAAATTGGGAGAAAATACGACTGTGGAATACATAAAAAGAGCAGGACATCTTGTTCAATTGGAGCGGCCTTGCACATACAATTGTTATCTCAAGAAATATCTTTCATGCAGTACTAGAATATAA